One region of Juglans microcarpa x Juglans regia isolate MS1-56 chromosome 7S, Jm3101_v1.0, whole genome shotgun sequence genomic DNA includes:
- the LOC121241219 gene encoding uncharacterized protein LOC121241219, with translation MEDSPAMTIEFLRARLLSERSVSKSARQRADELAKRVAALEEQLKIVSLQRKRAEKATADVLAILENQGISDVSEDFDLSSDQETPRESEAGHKSTKEDESSINSKGSRNKSEELSGSDIDSSPVRSRSLSWKGRNDSPRSLQKYKESSLKRRNRFNSTGSSSPKHCTGKSCRQIRRREAKSIVEEFKTEPVKVGSEENGAATSLEGFPICSNNVLDEGSEIQEKVLRDSPFPGSLENHKEVGNNDFDYNEYGKDKDMEKALEDQAQLIGRYEAMEKAQRDWEEKFRENNTSPPDSCDPGNHSDVTEERDEVKGQAPYPAETLSSYAPDAKSEVTDVCFSKELSNTQPNGVLAPSCVDIGGTPAQNSSSSFASECEAQEFAFPMAMGMQNQERLDTYKASHSSHHVPLSNGSPGSHSAHLSSSDSKGDASVSRNDLYAIVPHEPSEGLGSVLEALKQARASLQQKITRVPSVESTSVRKAVGPSVRATSTGDWMENPVGCAGLFRVPTDFSVETSKQVNFLGSGSSTANYYPDKGAAVTAGGRLIPPLYLENGSGFSTSDRYLTSRYAETLSTVPTERPQFDPNLDRIQSSSSRYSNVSYPTHPSYPTYRSSELQPWMPSNEGFPQTFPSRAAGIPPTDKLFHDDHVRPNMHR, from the exons ATGGAGGACTCACCTGCAATGACTATTGAATTCCTTCGGGCAAGGTTACTGTCCGAAAGATCTGTCTCAAAAAGTGCAAGACAGAGAGCTGATGAGCTGGCAAAACGG GTAGCAGCATTGGAGGAACAACTAAAGATTGTgtctcttcaaagaaagagggCTGAGAAGGCAACAGCAGACGTTCTTGCCATTTTGGAGAATCAAGGCATAAGTGATGTTTCGGAAGACTTTGATTTGAGCTCGGACCAAGAAACCCCACGTGAATCCGAAGCGGGTCATAAATCTACAAAAGAAGATGAGAGCTCAATTAATTCAAAAGGCAGCAGAAATAAATCAGAAGAACTTTCAGGTTCTGACATTGATTCTTCTCCAGTACGCAGTAGAAGTTTGTCTTGGAAAGGCCGCAATGATTCACCACGTTCTCTTCAGAAGTACAAGGAATCTTCTCTTAAAAGAAGGAACCGTTTTAATTCAACGGGTTCTTCTTCCCCAAAACATTGTACTGGTAAATCATGCCGCCAGATAAGACGCAGAGAGGCAAA ATCTATTGTTGAGGAATTCAAGACAGAGCCTGTCAAGGTTGGTTCTGAAGAAAATGGAGCAGCCACCTCTTTGGAAGGTTTTCCAATTTGCTCAAATAATGTGCTGGATGAAGGTTCTGAAATCCAGGAGAAAGTTTTACGAGATAGTCCATTTCCAGGTAGCTTAGAAAATCATAAAGAAGTAGGAAATAATGACTTTGATTATAATGAATATGGAAAAGACAAAGATATGGAAAAAGCCCTAGAAGATCAGGCACAACTTATTGGCCGGTATGAAGCAATGGAAAAGGCTCAAAGAGACTGGGAAGAGAAGTTCAGAGAAAATAATACTAGTCCACCG GATTCATGTGATCCTGGGAATCACTCAGATGTCACTGAGGAAAGAGATGAGGTCAAGGGACAAGCTCCATACCCTGCCGAGACACTTTCCTCCTATGCCCCAGACGCAAAGTCAGAGGTTACAGATGTTTGCTTCTCTAAAGAACTGTCCAACACTCAGCCCAATGGTGTTCTGGCACCTTCATGTGTTGATATCGGAGGTACACCGGCTCAGAATAGCAGTAGTAGTTTTGCTTCTGAATGCGAGGCCCAAGAATTTGCATTCCCTATGGCTATGGGGATGCAAAATCAAGAGAGGCTCGACACCTATAAAGCTTCACATAGCTCCCATCATGTGCCACTTTCCAATGGATCCCCTGGAAGCCACTCAGCACATCTGTCTTCATCTGATTCTAAAGGAGATGCTTCAGTGAGCCGAAATGACCTCTATGCAATTGTGCCACATGAACCATCTGAGGGTTTGGGTAGTGTGCTGGAAGCTCTTAAACAAGCAAGGgcatcactacaacaaaaaattaCTCGAGTGCCTTCAGTTGAGAGCACATCTGTTCGTAAAGCTGTTGGCCCTTCTGTCCGTGCTACGAGCACAGGGGACTGGATGGAGAATCCTGTTGGATGTGCTGGGCTCTTTAGGGTGCCAACAGATTTTTCAGTTGAAACCAGTAAGCAAGTCAACTTCCTTGGTTCAGGTTCTAGTACTGCCAACTATTACCCCGATAAGGGTGCTGCAGTAACTGCAGGTGGTCGATTAATCCCCCCTCTCTACTTGGAGAATGGATCTGGTTTCTCTACCTCTGATCGGTATCTCACCAGCCGATATGCAGAGACCTTGTCAACAGTTCCCACCGAGAGGCCTCAGTTTGATCCTAACCTGGATAGGattcaatcatcttccagcaGATACAGCAATGTTTCCTATCCTACCCATCCTTCCTACCCAACCTATCGATCATCTGAATTGCAACCATGGATGCCCTCTAATGAAGGATTTCCGCAAACCTTTCCTAGTAGGGCAGCTGGGATACCTCCCACTGATAAGTTGTTTCACGACGATCATGTTAGACCGAATATGCATAGATAG